One segment of Mycobacterium spongiae DNA contains the following:
- a CDS encoding FadR/GntR family transcriptional regulator → MRQDTARGDKRASKVARRIEADIVRRGWPVGESLGSESALQQRFCVSRSVLREAVRLVEHHQVARMRRGPNGGLLICEPDAGPATRAVVIYLDYLGTTIDDLLDARVVLEPLAAALAAEHIDEAGIGGLRGVLRAEQQWKPGLPAPRDEFHVALAQQSKNPVLQLFIDVLMRLTRRYVRETHTGSETEAIEAADRMRRDHSDIVAAVTAGDSARAKTLSERHVEAVTAWLHEHQAPLRVRARGRGSVGGWRRVPRLNADAPRGKLAEVLAAAIGDDIAANGWQVGSVFGTEAELLGRYRVSRAVLREAVRLLEYHAIAHMRRGPGGGLIVTKPQAQASIDTIALYLQYRKPSREDLRSVRDAIEVDNVAKVVKRRAEPEVAACLDALGRPHDVAFGNDARAADDPRQAAIEEFRFHVGLAELAGNALLDLFLRIIVELFGRHWSSSEQAPPTPGDVVAVEHAHLRILEAIGAGDDSLARYRIRRHLDAAAAWWL, encoded by the coding sequence CTGAGGCAGGACACTGCGCGGGGCGACAAACGAGCCTCGAAGGTTGCCCGCCGTATCGAGGCGGACATCGTTCGCCGCGGCTGGCCGGTCGGAGAATCGCTGGGCTCGGAAAGCGCATTGCAACAACGGTTTTGCGTCAGCAGATCGGTGCTGCGTGAGGCCGTTCGCCTGGTCGAACACCATCAGGTCGCCCGGATGCGACGTGGACCCAACGGTGGGCTGCTCATTTGCGAACCGGATGCCGGCCCCGCCACCCGCGCCGTGGTCATCTATCTCGACTACCTGGGCACGACGATCGACGACCTGCTCGATGCGCGCGTAGTGCTCGAGCCGCTGGCGGCCGCTCTTGCCGCGGAGCACATCGACGAGGCCGGCATCGGCGGGCTGCGCGGGGTCTTGCGCGCCGAGCAACAATGGAAGCCCGGTCTCCCCGCGCCGCGCGACGAGTTCCACGTGGCGCTCGCGCAGCAGTCGAAAAACCCGGTTCTGCAACTGTTTATCGACGTCTTGATGAGGCTGACCAGACGGTACGTCCGAGAGACGCACACCGGGTCAGAAACGGAGGCCATCGAGGCGGCCGACCGGATGCGGAGAGACCATTCCGACATCGTGGCCGCCGTTACCGCGGGTGACTCAGCGCGGGCGAAGACGCTCAGCGAGCGCCACGTGGAAGCCGTGACTGCCTGGCTTCACGAGCACCAGGCCCCGCTGCGGGTTCGGGCTCGCGGACGCGGCTCGGTAGGCGGGTGGCGGCGGGTGCCGCGGCTCAATGCTGATGCGCCCCGCGGCAAGCTGGCCGAGGTGCTGGCGGCGGCCATCGGCGACGATATCGCGGCCAATGGGTGGCAGGTCGGATCAGTCTTCGGGACCGAGGCCGAGCTGCTCGGTCGCTACCGGGTCAGCCGCGCGGTGCTTCGGGAAGCGGTGCGGCTGCTCGAGTATCACGCGATCGCACACATGCGTCGGGGGCCAGGCGGCGGGCTGATCGTCACCAAGCCCCAGGCGCAGGCCAGCATTGACACCATCGCGCTCTACCTTCAGTACCGAAAGCCCAGCCGGGAAGATCTACGGTCCGTGCGGGATGCCATCGAGGTGGACAATGTCGCCAAGGTCGTCAAACGGCGCGCCGAACCTGAGGTAGCGGCCTGTCTTGACGCGCTTGGTCGACCGCACGATGTCGCGTTCGGCAACGATGCCAGGGCCGCCGACGACCCACGGCAGGCCGCCATTGAAGAGTTTCGGTTCCACGTCGGGCTGGCCGAGCTGGCCGGCAACGCACTGCTTGATCTGTTCTTGCGGATCATCGTCGAGTTGTTCGGACGTCATTGGTCGAGCTCCGAGCAGGCGCCGCCGACCCCCGGTGACGTCGTCGCCGTCGAGCACGCTCACCTGCGAATCCTGGAGGCGATCGGGGCGGGCGACGATAGCTTGGCCCGCTACCGCATCCGTCGGCACCTGGATGCCGCGGCAGCGTGGTGGTTGTAG
- a CDS encoding homocitrate synthase codes for MPSPPSPARIRPSNPDVPDRSVPQRVANAWFSARFGAALPRGLREQADTMSWESFAAIYGHTAGPLRLGQWACADAERPAGRLGPQARSFRAMIAVGDRISTSTAVASGPIAALTAMLHDHGIRVETLRFHQMRSRGCTATFVCGTDGSRAQWAMGLSDDPTQSELRAMIACANRLIAG; via the coding sequence ATGCCTTCCCCGCCTTCACCCGCTCGGATTCGCCCCTCAAACCCGGACGTTCCTGACCGTTCGGTACCACAGCGCGTCGCCAACGCGTGGTTTTCTGCCCGCTTCGGCGCCGCATTGCCACGGGGCCTGCGCGAGCAAGCGGACACCATGTCCTGGGAGAGCTTCGCGGCCATCTACGGTCATACCGCTGGCCCCCTTCGACTCGGACAGTGGGCCTGTGCGGACGCGGAGCGCCCCGCCGGGCGGTTGGGTCCGCAAGCCCGCAGCTTTCGGGCCATGATCGCCGTCGGCGATCGCATCAGCACCTCGACCGCCGTCGCCAGCGGACCAATTGCCGCCCTCACCGCGATGTTGCACGACCACGGGATCAGGGTTGAGACGTTGCGGTTTCATCAGATGCGATCGCGCGGGTGCACTGCCACCTTCGTCTGCGGCACTGACGGATCCCGTGCGCAGTGGGCAATGGGCTTGTCGGACGACCCCACCCAATCCGAATTGCGTGCGATGATCGCGTGCGCCAACCGTCTGATCGCCGGATAG
- a CDS encoding SMP-30/gluconolactonase/LRE family protein codes for MPAEIECVYEGHDGLGESPLWVAEERSLYWSDHVGCTIKRWNPTTGEATIWDTPGPVGAFALRQQGGMVGASDAGFLAIDLSGDRYQAVVDPEADMPHNRFNDGKCDRQGRFWCGSMNKNIEDETGSIYRLDSDWSVHKLAPDFRFKVSNGTAFDPESTRMYFADTLGNTVYVFDFDADSGTISNRREFFSTHARPGMVDGGTVDEEGYYWCALVAGGQILRIDPNGRLVSEITMPIPRPTCPTFGGDNYDVLYVTSQRLFLTDNELKKYPQSGSLFAIYGLGVRGLAEGRFAG; via the coding sequence ATGCCCGCGGAGATCGAGTGCGTGTATGAGGGCCACGATGGGCTCGGGGAATCTCCACTGTGGGTTGCCGAAGAACGATCCCTGTACTGGTCCGACCACGTCGGGTGCACGATAAAGCGGTGGAATCCCACCACCGGTGAGGCAACCATCTGGGATACGCCGGGTCCGGTCGGAGCGTTCGCACTTCGCCAGCAAGGGGGAATGGTCGGCGCTTCCGATGCCGGATTCCTCGCGATCGACCTCAGCGGCGACCGCTATCAAGCAGTCGTGGACCCGGAGGCCGACATGCCGCACAACCGTTTCAACGATGGCAAGTGCGACCGGCAAGGACGGTTCTGGTGCGGCAGCATGAACAAGAACATCGAGGACGAGACCGGGTCCATCTACCGTCTCGATTCAGATTGGAGCGTGCACAAGCTCGCGCCCGACTTTCGCTTCAAGGTCAGCAATGGGACGGCCTTCGACCCGGAAAGCACGCGGATGTACTTCGCCGACACCCTCGGCAATACGGTGTACGTCTTCGACTTCGATGCCGACTCGGGCACGATCTCCAATCGACGTGAGTTCTTTTCGACCCATGCGCGACCCGGAATGGTCGACGGGGGCACGGTCGACGAGGAGGGCTACTACTGGTGCGCTCTGGTTGCGGGTGGTCAGATCCTTCGCATCGATCCGAACGGCCGCCTCGTTTCTGAGATCACCATGCCCATTCCGCGTCCGACCTGTCCGACGTTCGGTGGCGACAACTACGACGTCCTGTACGTGACGTCGCAACGGCTTTTCCTGACCGACAACGAGCTCAAGAAATACCCGCAGTCCGGAAGTCTCTTCGCCATCTATGGACTTGGGGTTCGCGGGCTCGCCGAGGGACGTTTCGCCGGTTAA
- a CDS encoding PPE family protein — protein sequence MSFAVLPPEINSLRIFSGAGPEPMLAASAAWDGLAAELASAAGSFDSLTSSLAAEAWQGPAAAAMAAAAAPYVGWLGATAAQAEQTALQARTMTAAFEAVRAATVNPLMIAANRSQLVSLVMSNLFGQNAPAIAAAEAVYEQMWAQDVAAMVGYHAGASSVVSALTPFARPLQSLAGVPAQLAATVPALGSGGAAPAAATAATVRTIRVNLGFGNLGSSNVGNGNFGRLNFGDGNVGSSNFGFGNSGNSNIGPGNFGNTNFGFGNMGNANVGFANIGFGNFGFANNGVNNIGIGLIGNNQIGIGGLNSGINNIGLFNSGNGNIGFFNSGTGNFGIGNSGDYNTGLGNAGVANSGFFNVGSYNTGISNVGDANTGSVNPGSYNTGDGNVGSSNSGSYNLGDTNTGFVNSGNINTGAFNIGNMNNGFFWAGDEQGGITLGINTPDLTLPPINIPSIPIPGFDLPAITLPSLTIPAATTPPDITVGPFSLPEITLPSLTIPAATTPPDITVGPFSLPEITLPSLTIPAATTPADITVGPFSLPEITLPSLTIPAATTPADITVGPFSLPEITLPSLTIPAASTPADIVVGAFSLPEITLPSLTIPAASTPADIVVGGFTLPAVTVPALTTPSLRFDGFTGPEIFIRGFEFPSIIIPSVFGGGSILTPGLPVPVAVITGGILGGSTISIPLIGIGPFSVGVTSILPPSVPGTNGSISDFVIPPFSITPFSTPTISLEGPFFIPGIGIGGFTLPQVGIPEITTAPLTIPAVDVGGFTLPQVGIPEITTPPFTIPPLDLGGFTLPQVGIPEITTPPFTIPPVDLGGFTLPQVGIPEITTPPFTIPPLDVGGFTLPQVGIPEITTPPFTIPPVDLGGFTLPQVSIPEITTPPFTLPSIGIGGFDTPEVNVPSITLPATDIAQFVIPPGPGFFNTSDGPSSGFFNTGTGSSSGFGNNGAGLSGWFNASVDGLPFGSGFLNVGALTSGLRNFGSAVSGLGNVGTLPFILNSQVSGFGNIGFDVSGFLFEGTTP from the coding sequence ATGAGCTTTGCGGTGTTGCCCCCAGAGATCAACTCGCTCAGAATTTTTTCTGGTGCGGGTCCAGAACCGATGTTGGCGGCCTCGGCGGCGTGGGATGGGTTGGCCGCCGAGTTGGCTTCGGCGGCGGGTTCGTTTGACTCGCTGACTTCTTCGCTGGCGGCAGAGGCATGGCAAGGTCCGGCAGCGGCGGCGATGGCGGCGGCGGCGGCCCCCTATGTGGGATGGCTGGGCGCGACTGCCGCCCAAGCCGAGCAAACCGCCTTGCAGGCCCGGACCATGACGGCCGCGTTTGAGGCGGTGCGGGCTGCGACGGTGAATCCGCTGATGATCGCGGCCAACCGTTCTCAGCTGGTGTCGTTGGTGATGTCGAATCTGTTCGGCCAAAACGCGCCGGCGATCGCGGCCGCCGAGGCTGTCTACGAGCAGATGTGGGCACAGGATGTAGCCGCGATGGTTGGCTATCACGCGGGGGCGTCATCGGTCGTCTCGGCGTTGACCCCGTTTGCCCGGCCGCTGCAGAGCTTGGCGGGCGTGCCAGCCCAGTTGGCTGCGACCGTACCCGCGTTGGGCAGCGGCGGCGCGGCCCCGGCCGCGGCCACGGCCGCCACCGTCAGGACTATTCGCGTTAACCTTGGCTTCGGCAACCTCGGCAGCTCCAACGTGGGCAACGGCAATTTCGGCCGGCTCAACTTTGGCGATGGAAACGTTGGCAGTAGCAATTTCGGTTTCGGCAACAGCGGCAACTCCAACATCGGTCCCGGCAACTTCGGCAACACCAACTTTGGGTTCGGGAACATGGGCAACGCCAATGTGGGCTTTGCGAATATTGGGTTTGGGAACTTCGGCTTTGCGAACAACGGCGTCAATAATATCGGTATTGGGCTCATCGGCAACAACCAGATCGGCATTGGCGGCCTGAACTCGGGTATCAATAATATCGGTTTGTTCAACTCGGGCAACGGAAATATCGGCTTCTTCAACTCTGGCACCGGAAACTTCGGCATCGGCAACTCGGGTGACTACAACACAGGTTTAGGAAATGCCGGGGTGGCCAACTCGGGTTTCTTCAACGTCGGATCCTACAATACGGGCATCTCGAATGTCGGTGACGCCAACACGGGCAGCGTGAACCCCGGCAGCTACAATACGGGAGACGGCAATGTGGGCAGCTCCAACTCCGGTAGCTACAACCTGGGTGACACTAACACGGGCTTTGTCAATAGCGGCAACATCAACACCGGTGCTTTCAATATCGGCAACATGAATAACGGGTTTTTTTGGGCGGGCGATGAGCAGGGGGGTATCACGCTCGGAATCAACACACCTGACTTAACGTTGCCACCCATTAACATACCGTCGATCCCTATTCCAGGATTCGACCTGCCCGCGATAACGCTACCGTCGTTGACGATTCCGGCGGCGACCACGCCTCCGGATATTACGGTGGGTCCGTTTAGTTTGCCGGAGATTACGTTGCCGTCGTTGACGATTCCGGCGGCGACGACGCCTCCGGATATTACGGTGGGTCCGTTTAGTTTGCCGGAGATTACGTTGCCGTCGTTGACGATTCCGGCGGCGACGACGCCTGCGGATATTACGGTGGGTCCGTTTAGTTTGCCGGAGATTACGTTGCCGTCGTTGACGATTCCGGCGGCGACGACGCCTGCGGATATTACGGTGGGTCCGTTTAGTTTGCCGGAGATTACGTTGCCGTCGTTGACGATTCCGGCGGCGTCGACGCCTGCGGATATCGTTGTGGGTGCGTTTAGTTTGCCGGAGATTACGTTGCCGTCGTTGACGATTCCGGCGGCGTCGACGCCAGCAGATATTGTTGTGGGCGGATTTACCCTGCCGGCGGTAACGGTACCCGCGCTCACTACGCCCTCCCTAAGGTTCGACGGGTTTACCGGGCCGGAGATATTTATACGTGGTTTCGAATTTCCGTCGATAATAATCCCGTCAGTTTTCGGCGGTGGCAGTATTTTGACGCCCGGCCTACCGGTGCCTGTGGCCGTCATAACTGGCGGTATTCTCGGGGGATCGACGATCTCCATACCGCTAATCGGCATCGGCCCATTTTCTGTAGGAGTTACATCGATATTGCCACCCTCAGTCCCTGGTACTAACGGCTCTATTTCAGACTTCGTTATTCCCCCGTTCAGTATCACCCCGTTCAGCACTCCGACTATCAGTTTGGAGGGGCCGTTTTTCATCCCCGGCATTGGAATCGGTGGTTTTACGTTGCCGCAGGTGGGGATTCCGGAGATTACGACCGCGCCGCTGACTATTCCGGCGGTTGATGTGGGTGGGTTTACGTTGCCGCAGGTGGGGATTCCGGAGATCACCACGCCGCCGTTCACGATTCCGCCGCTTGATCTGGGTGGTTTCACGTTGCCGCAGGTGGGGATTCCGGAGATCACGACGCCGCCGTTCACGATTCCGCCGGTTGATCTGGGTGGTTTCACGTTGCCGCAGGTGGGGATTCCGGAGATTACGACGCCGCCGTTCACGATTCCGCCGCTTGACGTGGGTGGTTTCACGTTGCCGCAGGTGGGGATTCCGGAGATCACCACGCCGCCGTTCACGATTCCACCGGTGGATCTGGGTGGTTTCACGCTCCCGCAGGTTTCGATACCAGAGATCACCACCCCGCCGTTCACCCTGCCCTCCATCGGGATCGGGGGATTCGACACTCCTGAGGTCAACGTTCCCAGCATCACCTTGCCCGCCACCGATATCGCCCAGTTCGTCATTCCCCCGGGCCCCGGCTTCTTCAACACCAGCGACGGACCATCGTCGGGCTTCTTCAACACCGGTACTGGTAGCAGTTCGGGCTTTGGCAACAACGGCGCCGGCCTCTCGGGCTGGTTCAACGCCAGTGTCGATGGCCTTCCGTTCGGCTCGGGTTTTCTCAATGTCGGCGCACTTACCTCCGGGCTACGGAACTTCGGCAGCGCGGTTTCGGGCCTCGGTAACGTGGGTACGCTCCCGTTCATCCTCAACAGCCAGGTCTCCGGCTTCGGAAACATCGGTTTCGACGTCAGCGGGTTCTTGTTCGAGGGCACCACGCCGTAA
- a CDS encoding cytochrome P450 — protein sequence METISTSRYLLDQARRRYTPTLNTIPGMGSVEKWLLAHEWKTKALAEPPVGSGLKPVLGDSGLPVIGHLIELFREGPDYPLFLYRTQGPLVYAESKVLSSVAALGPDATQAVFTNKNKDFSQRGWRDVIGPFFRRGLMLLDFEEHMYHRRIMQEAFTRTRLSGYVEHIDHVATSLVAQWPTNDARFLFHPAMKELTLDIASLVFMGHPPGADHDLVTTVNRAFTTTTRSGGAVIRRGVPPFKWWRGLRARALLEEYFIARVEERRNAVGTDMLTVLCQTEDEDGNRFTDQDIVNHMIFLMMAAHDTSTSTTTTMAYHLAAHPEWQARARDESARLGDGPLDIESLEKLETLELVMNESLRMVTPLPFNMRQAVRDTELLGYYIPAGTNITIWPGMNHRLPELWTEPDKFDPDRFAEPRAEHKRHRYAFAPFGGGAHKCIGMVFGQLEVKTVLHRLLRRYRLELARPDYQPRWDYGGMPIPLDGMPIVLRPL from the coding sequence TTGGAAACGATTAGCACCTCGCGCTACCTGCTCGATCAGGCGCGGCGCCGATACACCCCAACTCTCAACACCATCCCCGGCATGGGATCGGTGGAAAAGTGGCTGCTCGCCCACGAGTGGAAGACCAAGGCGCTGGCCGAACCACCGGTCGGCAGCGGCCTCAAGCCGGTCCTCGGCGATTCCGGCCTGCCCGTCATCGGTCACCTCATCGAGTTGTTTCGCGAGGGACCCGACTATCCGCTGTTCTTGTATCGAACGCAGGGTCCGCTGGTTTATGCCGAGTCAAAGGTCCTGTCGTCGGTGGCGGCCCTGGGACCCGACGCCACCCAGGCCGTGTTCACGAACAAAAACAAGGACTTTTCCCAGCGGGGGTGGCGCGATGTCATCGGCCCATTCTTCAGACGCGGTCTGATGCTGCTGGACTTTGAAGAGCACATGTACCACCGCCGCATCATGCAAGAGGCCTTCACCCGCACTCGGTTGAGCGGCTACGTCGAACACATCGACCACGTCGCGACGTCTCTCGTGGCGCAGTGGCCGACCAACGACGCCCGGTTCCTCTTTCATCCCGCGATGAAGGAGCTCACCCTCGACATCGCGTCACTGGTGTTCATGGGGCATCCGCCCGGTGCCGACCACGACCTGGTCACCACCGTGAATCGGGCCTTCACAACGACCACCCGTTCCGGCGGCGCCGTCATTCGCCGTGGCGTCCCGCCATTCAAATGGTGGCGCGGCCTGCGCGCCCGAGCGCTGCTCGAGGAGTACTTCATCGCCCGCGTCGAAGAGCGGCGCAACGCCGTCGGCACCGACATGCTCACGGTGTTGTGCCAAACCGAAGACGAGGACGGCAACAGGTTCACCGACCAGGACATCGTCAACCACATGATCTTCTTGATGATGGCCGCCCACGACACCTCCACCTCGACGACGACCACGATGGCCTACCACCTAGCCGCACACCCGGAGTGGCAAGCGCGGGCGCGCGACGAGTCGGCCCGGCTCGGCGACGGTCCGCTGGACATCGAGTCGCTGGAGAAGCTCGAGACACTTGAGCTGGTCATGAACGAGTCGCTGCGGATGGTCACCCCGCTGCCGTTCAACATGCGCCAGGCCGTTCGGGACACCGAACTGCTGGGCTACTACATACCAGCCGGAACGAACATCACGATCTGGCCCGGCATGAACCACCGGCTACCTGAATTGTGGACCGAGCCAGACAAGTTCGACCCGGACCGCTTTGCCGAGCCCCGCGCGGAGCACAAGCGGCATCGGTATGCCTTCGCGCCGTTCGGCGGTGGCGCGCACAAGTGCATTGGAATGGTGTTCGGCCAGCTGGAGGTCAAGACCGTCCTGCACCGGCTGCTGCGCCGCTATCGGCTCGAGCTCGCCCGACCCGACTATCAACCACGCTGGGACTACGGCGGCATGCCGATCCCCCTGGACGGAATGCCGATCGTCCTGCGTCCGCTCTGA
- a CDS encoding TetR/AcrR family transcriptional regulator encodes MVGRVSTSATYRDQAAPVTRRGTRQRRAILQALHELLREQPFAEIAVSTISERAGVGRSAFYFYFDSKYSVLAQLLADVTDALDERTQALAPRSRDESPADAAKRLVGGAAAAFGGNDPVITACVLARHTDSKIQELLTQQSDRVVDRIVAAVNDEIKAGTAHPISDDIPALVRTLATTTALMLSGETFFLDRDRDLQRGLRVLERLWLSAVWGERGGEQG; translated from the coding sequence ATGGTGGGGAGAGTGAGTACGTCCGCCACGTACAGAGATCAAGCGGCGCCGGTAACGCGACGAGGCACGAGGCAGCGACGGGCGATTCTGCAGGCGCTACACGAGTTGTTGCGGGAACAGCCGTTCGCGGAGATCGCGGTGAGCACCATCAGCGAGCGCGCCGGGGTGGGCCGATCCGCCTTCTACTTTTACTTCGACTCCAAATATTCGGTGCTCGCGCAGCTCTTGGCCGACGTCACCGACGCGTTGGATGAGCGCACCCAGGCATTGGCCCCGCGCAGCCGTGACGAGTCGCCCGCGGACGCCGCGAAGCGACTAGTCGGCGGTGCGGCCGCCGCGTTCGGAGGCAACGACCCGGTGATTACGGCCTGTGTTCTGGCCCGCCATACCGACAGCAAGATCCAAGAACTCCTGACCCAGCAATCCGACCGGGTGGTCGACCGGATCGTCGCCGCCGTCAACGACGAGATCAAGGCCGGGACCGCACACCCGATCAGTGATGACATTCCCGCGCTGGTCCGCACGTTGGCGACCACCACTGCGCTCATGCTCTCCGGCGAGACCTTCTTTCTTGACCGTGACCGTGACCTACAGCGTGGTCTGCGAGTCCTCGAGCGGCTCTGGCTGAGCGCTGTGTGGGGCGAGCGGGGTGGCGAGCAGGGTTAG
- a CDS encoding SDR family oxidoreductase — translation MAAAELYFAGKRCLVTGAASGIGRATALRLATQGAELYLTDRDSDGLARTVSDARALGARVAEHRALDIADYHEVAAFAADIHARHPSMDVVMNIAGIAAWGTIDQLTHEQWSKIVATNLMGPIHVIEAFVPAMVAAGRGGHLVNVSSAAGLVALPWHAAYSASKYGLRGLSEVLRFDLDRHRIGVSVVVPGAVRTPLVDTVEIAGVDRDHPRVSRWVERFGSHAITPEKAAEKLLVGVAKNRYLIYTSADIWALYAFKRLAWWPYSQAMRRINVVFTRALRPSPP, via the coding sequence ATGGCGGCAGCCGAACTGTACTTCGCGGGGAAGCGGTGTCTTGTCACCGGCGCCGCCAGCGGCATTGGCCGAGCCACCGCGTTGCGGCTGGCCACCCAGGGCGCCGAGCTGTATCTGACTGACCGGGACTCGGATGGATTGGCGCGGACCGTGTCCGACGCCCGCGCGCTGGGCGCGCGGGTCGCTGAGCATCGGGCTCTTGACATCGCCGACTATCACGAGGTGGCCGCGTTCGCGGCCGACATCCACGCGCGGCATCCCAGCATGGATGTCGTGATGAATATCGCCGGGATAGCGGCCTGGGGCACTATCGATCAGCTCACGCACGAGCAGTGGAGCAAGATCGTCGCGACCAACCTGATGGGGCCGATCCACGTCATCGAGGCGTTCGTTCCGGCCATGGTGGCGGCTGGGCGGGGCGGCCATTTGGTCAATGTGTCCTCGGCGGCCGGGCTGGTCGCGCTGCCATGGCATGCGGCATACAGCGCCAGCAAGTACGGGTTGCGTGGGTTGTCCGAGGTGTTGAGATTCGACTTGGACCGGCATCGCATTGGGGTGTCGGTCGTGGTGCCGGGGGCGGTGCGGACGCCGCTGGTCGACACGGTGGAGATCGCCGGCGTCGACCGCGATCACCCCAGAGTGAGCCGTTGGGTCGAGCGTTTCGGCAGTCATGCCATCACTCCGGAAAAGGCCGCCGAGAAGCTTCTGGTGGGGGTCGCGAAAAACCGGTACCTGATCTACACATCGGCCGACATCTGGGCGCTGTATGCCTTCAAGCGGTTGGCTTGGTGGCCTTACAGCCAGGCCATGCGTCGGATCAACGTGGTCTTCACTCGCGCGCTTCGGCCCAGCCCGCCCTGA
- a CDS encoding TetR/AcrR family transcriptional regulator, producing the protein MSGTERPGGLPMAVVPEPNTEPAHERSDAARNRALLLDAARSLVAKNGAGAVTMDDVAAAARVGKGTLFRRFGSRAGLMMVLLDEDERASQQAFLFGPPPLGPDAPPMDRLLAFGRERLRFVHAHHELLSAANRDPRTRYGPPVAVLRTHVRVLLASAQTSGDLDAQTDALLALLDADYVEHQLNDGGQTLETLGDAWESLARKLAGR; encoded by the coding sequence GTGAGCGGTACCGAGCGGCCAGGCGGATTGCCCATGGCTGTCGTACCCGAACCGAACACCGAGCCCGCACACGAGCGCAGCGACGCGGCGCGCAACCGTGCACTACTCCTGGACGCCGCGCGCAGCCTGGTCGCCAAGAACGGCGCCGGCGCCGTCACCATGGACGACGTTGCCGCAGCCGCCCGGGTCGGCAAAGGCACGCTGTTCCGGCGGTTCGGCAGCCGGGCCGGTTTGATGATGGTGCTACTCGACGAGGATGAACGCGCAAGTCAACAGGCATTCCTCTTTGGACCGCCCCCCTTGGGCCCGGATGCGCCACCGATGGATCGGCTGCTGGCCTTCGGCCGCGAGCGATTGCGCTTCGTCCACGCCCACCACGAGCTGCTGTCAGCGGCCAATCGCGATCCGCGCACACGCTACGGCCCGCCCGTTGCAGTGCTGCGCACGCACGTCCGGGTGCTGCTGGCCTCGGCGCAGACCAGCGGCGATCTTGATGCCCAGACCGACGCCCTGTTGGCCCTCCTCGACGCCGACTACGTCGAGCATCAACTCAATGACGGCGGCCAGACCCTCGAAACGCTGGGCGACGCCTGGGAGAGTCTGGCGCGCAAGCTCGCCGGGCGGTGA
- a CDS encoding NAD(P)H-dependent oxidoreductase — protein sequence MSASKSDITIVALVGSLRASSINRQIAELAATLAPDGVTIAVFEGLGDLPFYNEDIDDAVNSAVEQVPGPVAALRTAAGAADAALVVTPEYNGSIPAVIKNAIDWLSRPFGNGALKNKPLAVIGGAMGRYGGVWAHDETRKSFGIAGSRVIDTIKLSVPFQTLDGKAPADDAELAANVRDVVGKLVAEVS from the coding sequence GTGTCTGCGTCCAAATCCGACATCACCATCGTGGCGCTAGTGGGAAGCTTGCGCGCCTCATCGATCAACCGCCAGATCGCGGAGCTGGCCGCAACGCTCGCTCCGGACGGTGTGACCATCGCCGTCTTTGAGGGCCTGGGAGATCTGCCGTTCTACAACGAGGACATCGACGACGCGGTCAACAGCGCGGTCGAGCAGGTACCTGGACCGGTTGCCGCGCTGCGAACTGCGGCGGGCGCCGCGGATGCCGCGCTGGTGGTCACCCCCGAGTACAACGGCAGCATTCCCGCGGTCATCAAGAACGCGATCGACTGGCTATCGCGGCCTTTCGGCAACGGCGCGTTGAAGAACAAGCCGCTGGCGGTCATCGGCGGGGCAATGGGCCGCTACGGCGGGGTCTGGGCGCATGACGAGACCCGCAAGTCGTTCGGAATTGCCGGTAGCAGGGTGATCGACACGATCAAACTCTCGGTACCGTTTCAGACTCTCGATGGTAAGGCCCCGGCGGACGACGCCGAACTCGCGGCGAATGTGCGCGACGTGGTCGGCAAGCTCGTCGCCGAGGTCAGCTGA
- a CDS encoding redoxin NrdH codes for MTITVYTKPACVQCSATYKALDKHGLSYQKVDISLDSEARDYVMALGYLQAPVVVADHDHWSGFRPDRISALAGSALSA; via the coding sequence ATGACCATCACCGTCTACACCAAGCCCGCATGTGTGCAGTGCAGTGCGACCTACAAGGCCCTGGACAAGCATGGGCTGAGCTATCAGAAGGTCGACATCAGCCTGGATTCCGAGGCGCGGGATTACGTGATGGCGCTGGGCTATCTGCAGGCTCCCGTCGTGGTGGCCGATCACGACCACTGGTCGGGCTTCCGGCCGGACCGCATCAGCGCGCTCGCCGGATCCGCCCTGAGCGCCTAG